From Oryza sativa Japonica Group chromosome 4, ASM3414082v1, one genomic window encodes:
- the LOC112938793 gene encoding putative F-box protein At1g26515, translating into MCDYVMRPARRQRTDGGGGCGGGNMEIPNDLLICEVLTRLPVKSLLRFRSVCRSWRDAVADPAFVRRHLELSRAATPPSTTVLAVHTRMDHDPDDRAAPEDVVSFHRVRPGQSPAAAAAAIVELMHEEAMECAGIHLFASHCDGLVAVAATAGKIFVCNPATKEFFLLPPGGRNGPSKETAALGFDPCTGRYVVARCFFRRDVYYRDEDTGVLQYLEYDINDIVHQVFVLGPSGSGDWEATVTPPCIIYTNLPAACAGGAFYWVAHDKSDGTFAVECPNCLVRFAMNDGTFTIVPLPQGVTFMDVDFDSISELGGELCYTQRTSGTAYNIWTLQLPGDEEEEGHRWSLRWRVDFRRRVGVVLPLAVSDDGGTLTVYEHRVGIHRLDGGRESHPEKVVDMAAVTRGLVGQWIAGYGCARQCGGSGDHDREQCDGGGAAHDRMQCGDGDYYCERCGGDGDYCERCGADDEDDWEQCGGDDGDGDGDGDGVGEPLGLGQGDHGDHDGDEYDDGYDYDGEEEYWYLQGGRYKPLRPALRSLFAYVPSLVKID; encoded by the coding sequence ATGTGCGATTACGTGATGCGTCCGGCGAGACGGCAGCGgacagacggcggcggcggctgtggcggcggcaacATGGAGATCCCGAACGACCTGCTGATCTGCGAGGTGTTGACGAGGCTGCCCGTGAAATCCCTCCTGCGGTTCAGGTCGGTGTGCCGTTCGTGGCGCGACGCCGTGGCGGACCCCGCCTTCGTGCGCCGCCACCTCGAGCTCTCccgcgccgcgacgccgccgtcgacgacggtgCTCGCCGTCCACACGCGCATGGACCATGACCCAGACGACAGAGCGGCGCCCGAGGACGTGGTCAGCTTCCACCGTGTCCGTCCAGGACAgtctcctgccgccgccgccgccgccatcgtcgagcTGATGCACGAGGAGGCTATGGAGTGCGCCGGCATCCACCTGTTCGCCTCGCACTGCGacggcctcgtcgccgtcgcggctaCCGCGGGGAAGATCTTCGTGTGCAACCCCGCCACCAAGGAGTTCTTCCTCCTGCCGCCGGGAGGCCGCAACGGCCCGAGCAAGGAGACGGCGGCTCTCGGCTTCGACCCCTGCACCGGCAGGTACGTCGTCGCCAGATGCTTCTTCCGGCGCGACGTATACTACCGCGACGAGGACACCGGCGTGCTGCAGTATCTGGAGTACGACATTAACGACATCGTCCACCAGGTGTTCGTCCTTGGcccctccggctccggcgactgGGAGGCCACCGTGACGCCGCCGTGCATCATCTACACAAACCTGCCGGCGGCCTGCGCGGGCGGCGCGTTCTACTGGGTCGCCCACGACAAGTCCGACGGGACGTTCGCCGTGGAGTGCCCCAACTGCCTTGTCCGGTTCGCCATGAACGACGGGACGTTCACCATTGTCCCGCTCCCCCAGGGTGTCACCTTCATGGACGTCGACTTCGACTCCATATCCGAGCTTGGTGGCGAGCTGTGCTACACCCAGAGAACCTCGGGGACGGCTTACAACATCTGGACGCTGCAGCTGCCgggggacgaggaggaggagggccacCGGTGGTCGCTGCGGTGGCGCGTCGACTTCCGCCGCCGGGTCGGCGTCGTCCTGCCGCTCGCCGTGTCAGACGACGGCGGCACGCTGACCGTGTACGAGCACAGGGTGGGGATCCACCGGCTCGACGGCGGCCGGGAGAGCCACCCGGAGAAGGTGGTGGACATGGCTGCCGTGACGCGGGGTCTTGTCGGCCAATGGATCGCTGGCTATGGTTGTGCTCGGCAATGTGGCGGATCAGGCGATCATGATCGCGAGCAATGCGACGGTGGTGGTGCTGCTCATGATCGCATGCAGTGTGGCGACGGCGACTATTACTGCGAgcgatgcggcggcgacggcgattaTTGTGAGCGATgtggcgccgacgacgaggatgatTGGGAGCAATGTGGTGGTGACGATggtgatggcgatggcgatggcgatggagtCGGGGAGCCATTGGGTTTGGGCCAAGGTGACCATGGAGATCATGACGGTGACGAATATGACGACGGATACGATTATGATGGTGAGGAGGAATATTGGTACCTACAAGGTGGCAGATACAAACCATTGCGACCTGCCCTGCGAAGTCTTTTCGCTTACGTGCCAAGTCTGGTGAAGATAGACTAG